From one Plasmodium malariae genome assembly, chromosome: 12 genomic stretch:
- the PmUG01_12027700 gene encoding CDK-related protein kinase 6, putative has translation MNTRDISSFNFLCVIGKGTYGIVYKALDKKDNNFVAIKKIINLCDDNYGISKSILRELTILQKIKHKNIIGLKSIFYGKDIEEKLKGENLENSCLYLVFEYCNIDLLNFTKKYNLNFKEIKYIIFELLLAICYLHSNNYLHRDIKPENIFINSNGEIKLGDLGLSVEKSDNMTPTVVTLWYRSPEILLQSKNYDQKVDVWSIGCLFVELILGRPLFPGKNDQSQLELIYLTLGDKNKLTTEDAERHNMFPYFETNILKSAIPEQATADLISKMLIYDPRYRISSKEALKHNCFNDIEETNLSHVL, from the exons ATGAACACAAGGGACATTTCAAGTTTTAATTTCTTGTGTGTAATAGGAAAAGGAACGTATG GAATTGTATATAAGGCGCTGGACAAAAAGGATAACAACTTTGTAgcaatcaaaaaaataataaatctgTGTGATGATAATTATGGCATAAGTAAAAGCATCTTACGGGAACTAACCAtacttcaaaaaataaaacacaaaaatataattg gcttaaaaagtattttttacgGGAAAGATATCGAAGAAAAACTGAAGGGCGAAAACTTAGAGAATTCCTGCCTATATCTg GTTTTTGAATACTGTAATATTGACTTActtaattttacaaaaaaatacaatttgaattttaaggaaattaagtatataatatttgaattattattGGCTATATGTTATTTGCACTCAAACAACTATTTGCATAGGGATATAAAACCTGAGAACATTTTTATCAATTCCAATGGGGAAATAAAATTAGGGGACTTAGGTTTGTCAGTTGAGAAAAGTGACAACATGACCCCTACTGTTGTAACCCTTTGGTATAGATCCCCAGAAATTTTATTACAgtcaaaaaattatgaccAGAAAGTTGATGTATGGAGTATAGGTTGTCTGTTTGTGGAATTGATATTAGGCAG GCCGCTATTTCCTGGGAAGAACGACCAATCTCAA CttgaattaatttatttaactcttggagataaaaataagttaacAACTGAGGATGCGGAGAGACACAATATGTTTCCTTATTTTGAG acgaatatattaaaaagcgCAATACCTGAACAAGCAACTGCTGATTTAATTTCAAAAATGCTTATATATGACCCCCGCTACCGAATATCATCAAAAGAAG